A single Chloracidobacterium sp. DNA region contains:
- a CDS encoding ImmA/IrrE family metallo-endopeptidase — MNADDTPPTPKGRHYELRAIGLREFAGLRRDDERLDPFALARYAKLLVAQFTDVEPFLSEDAKLHLTGTGKDKWSGGAASQTLPDGRKLIILNPTHGKNRQNATLMEEVCHVFLGHKPSRLAIKNINKNGETIARDYNEAIEEEAYSTGAAALAPYSALKRMVYAGRTINEMARHFNVSRALIEYRIKVSRLWDAYKDHIFQGS, encoded by the coding sequence CGGGTTGCGAGAGTTTGCAGGGTTGAGGCGCGATGATGAACGCCTCGACCCTTTCGCTTTGGCACGATACGCAAAGTTGTTGGTTGCTCAATTTACCGACGTCGAACCATTTCTGAGTGAAGATGCCAAGCTCCATCTAACCGGAACGGGAAAAGATAAATGGTCCGGAGGGGCAGCGTCCCAGACACTGCCGGACGGGCGAAAGCTCATTATACTGAACCCGACACACGGTAAAAATCGGCAGAATGCGACACTGATGGAAGAAGTGTGTCACGTATTTCTCGGGCATAAGCCCAGTCGGCTTGCGATAAAAAACATTAATAAGAATGGCGAAACGATCGCCCGCGACTATAATGAGGCGATCGAGGAAGAAGCTTATTCCACGGGAGCGGCGGCACTAGCCCCATATTCTGCACTAAAACGAATGGTCTATGCTGGCCGCACGATCAACGAGATGGCTCGCCATTTCAATGTCAGCAGAGCTCTGATAGAGTATCGGATCAAGGTCTCAAGGCTCTGGGACGCATACAAGGACCACATTTTTCAAGGTAGTTAG